From Plutella xylostella chromosome 23, ilPluXylo3.1, whole genome shotgun sequence:
GGATGGGGAAAGTAGTTACTTTAtcacaaataataaattaaataatatctgAGGCTTATTCCCAGCGGTGGGTAGATgcgggctggtgatgatgatgatgatgattatcaaataactaaaacctgacaatagatctcacttcaaaaataataaattcttatcaaataaaaaatatacacctaccttcaaatttgttctatggttctttgttcaaattattgatttttcattaggtaaataaatacttctatagaatctatgctatagtaattattcaaagaataaagtagatacatacttaaataaacttttcaaagatgatttattgtagtatctatatggcagagaagattatttgactttgagtttaaaaacaagtaacaGCGCAGGGAAAGCATTGATTGACGgagaaatttactctaataagtgtcaagatatcacaaataagggtcctagatacttaaactaaatcatttctggtcctatattgctcaataaatacaaatggcttgaaggtagatcagattcctgtccaatttgcatattttcagaaagttatgtaaattcttacccatagaagtgtttgtttccttgttaaatcaataaattctaATGTAGATAAAGATAGCACGGATATAGTAGGAATAAAGTTAGctaggatatatttattacaactatttataatatatttgaataagattatataatattcactatatcataacaattatcctatattccaataagatcaaagaatattcactatttcatattatatatttaatcttttaaaataataaatcacttcccacttggctacaaaattagagtcatattattatattttcaaatacttatctattatgaaattcatgatttaataaagttactatactataaattattgaactattctagattcagttaatttatgattataaataaaattgtcccCTTAGCTTTGATAACATGTattcatgttgatttatttacatgaaataaatataaaacatgtaaatatataaggttaggagcacgggaagtgattaataagttggtcggaggaatgtccaagtcaatggttgtgttccacgagggctccgattgaatatttgctattatttatctattttagagtcttatatattgattcaatcgggtgtagtgatcaaggcctacaaagcgtatggaggggcttcccttattaaccaacaccaaaaaacattattatctattttatcatctttatgtacttacctgtaaatatgtatttatcgtacaaataaaagttgtacattaaagttgtagtatataggtcaaaaattataggcaggtaggaagtatgtaatcagttctaggtcatagttttatttaattcactatctttcgtttattgggttacaTCACAACGTAGGGGTTCACTGGATGTTTCATGGCCAATTCAAAACAGTATTTGTTTCACTCTTATTTCACTCAAGTTAGTTAGGtgttttcaaatatcttcttaGTAAATCCATTATGTAGGAGTTAGGCAGGAGGTAGGGCGAAACGTTACaacactctctcatattttctttcacgcaatcaagccgtctttcttggtcttcctctcttGCGCCTTCCTTCGGGTCTCATTTCCAACACTTTCTTTGTCACATAATCATCTTCTCGTCTATGTAACTAAAGTAAAGtttgcaaataataaaaaactattttttttttcgataaaTCGTAGGAAATTAATGCAATTTATTATTGCTCCTACAGtttcattcacaataataattttattgacagTGGTTTAGATAAGGGCATTCGAAAAGTACcttgaaataattataaaaaaaaatacctaataaggCCTTACAAATgttttttcataatgtttATAATGTGTCTAAATTTTCATGGCTAGGCCTTAAAGTTTGCTGTCTAATCCAAATAAAGttattctttctttcttttaattaatttaattaataattattgcatGTTTTTTCAAGtcacttttataatattttaaatttgtacATCTTTATGGTAGACCATAGATGATACTAGTTTTGACCTTGTTAAACCCTGTCTATAACCTATGTgtcacaaataaatgattttgaattttcattcttcttcttctttctcaATAATACGCTCTCctacttagtacctatatttgtaattatatGTGAAAGCTTGTTATTAACTCATATGATACCtaatataatgtttatatCTCTGTACTTAAAGTTGTTAGCtttccaaataaaataaaaataaaaatatccacaacAATCTCTACCTCTCATGCCTCGGCCCTCCCGCGTCAGCGTGCGACAGGCATCAAACACCGTTAGGCGACGTTTACACTCAACCTAGACCTGCCACCGCCGAGACTCGAACCTGCTGCCATTGTCTCTGCCACCTGCCAACTGGGTCACTTCTACACCCATACGTGTGAAACGTGAAGTGTTCACTTTTGATTCTTGGTGGCTTTTTCGGTTGTTGACTTTTTGGGTTAGGAGCTTACGAGTTGCGAGCTGATGAATGAAATGTGGATatagattgtttttttttattaaaaggcAGGTGTTATCTGTGTTAACGTTGATATTGTTTGGAATATCGGAttcatattatttgaatacagcATATTGTCATACATCTTAACTTGTAactatattaaaaatagtttacaGAATAGTGTATTTGTTGTATGTAATGCTATATTTCCCTAGTTTCCCCTTGCACGTTTATTTTGGCTTCTTTtgcattgtatttaaattcgtTGTCAACTGGGTCAGTGGTTTAAGGTCTTTGAGCGTCCGTGCTACTTGTAGTAGAGATATCTCGGTGACGATGCCAGTGGATTTGGATAATGCGTGTTTGTACAATGTGCAGTGGTTGCGACTTTAAATCTGAACTACTTGCAGTCTGAATGAACTCTTGGCATGTAACTAAAtggtaaaaaaagttttagcttaaaatttacacTTAGGTTTAACTCTAGtacaaataggtacctaccccactataactttatttacgAAAGTCATAGGTACATACCAGTATAGAATGATATTTTGTTATCTTCCCTGGTACTTAGTGGCGGAACCTACCATGATATTTAGTATAACAGTGCCTACTTGAAATCTGTGCTTTGATGAATCTTGAACTAATTAAGTGGCCCAAGAGACATCTTATTGTACTAATGAGGTCGTGGCCACTAAAATTTAGCCGATAGTACTTGAGTTATCCaaccttatttatatatatatatatatatatatatatatatatatatatccaTAGAAGAACTAGCGGAAAATCATGGATTATTCGTACATTACTTGTAACATTTACAactagttatttattattgttgtcATACGTACACTATTCATTAAACTTAGAAAGCATTTTAAGCTTTTCATAATGCAACTTACAAAAGAAAGTAAAAGACACCTAAGCgtggtttaaataaaaaatctctCACTCAACTTTAGAAATATGATATGAGGAGCTAAATTGCTTTGCGTTTAAGTGCTTTAGCATGTTCCGGATCCCTATATTCTACGCAGTATGTGTGCTTTTAGCGCGTTATATTATACCTTTTACATAGATATTGTTGTACATAATGCTATCCGACGTTGTGTTTAAAGGTAATGTATAATTGACAGAGTAGACATTGCGAAACATACAGTTATGAAATTAAGTTTTAGTACTTACACAAATATAACTGAAATGTTATAAGTTAATCGTAGATTATGGAAACCAATATAAAAGTATGTAAAAGCTCTTCTCATCTCAACAGTAAGCTCACGTGGAACTTTGCCTCGGTGTGGTACCTGACgaatactaataaaaatattttatttttaataggtaattcagcaatatttgttttcatacattttgtacagatcacaatttttttatttaataatagttaggataagctttatttaaattagaggaaatattacaatatattattatgagatagtaacttaagcctaataaaaaaatcattccTACACCCTAACACTGTTTTGAATTttgatgttttattattgaatttattGTCATAATAATGAATGAAACACTTGGGTTTTAGGAAACCAATCTCCAAAACAGGAATAACGCATACATGTGGTTTAAGGATATTAGCATAAGGTAGGTAAACCTAAAGcgtaataaaatgaaaatgtatttttttccataaaaaacaaaatttaataacgtTTTGTTTAAATCACTGCATTGTCGATTCGCAgcctaaatgaataaaaatatgcatgaGCGAGCCGTGTCGTGATGACTGGCAATTATTACGATACAACGGAACTAGAGTTCGGGAGCTAGGAAGTACGTCGACTTATAGAGAAGCGAATAAGTAGAGTTCCGTCACTTGAGTATTAAAATTCCTTtacatttataagtttttttttcaatgtcggATAGTGGACGAAGTAGGAAAGTAGACGAGGCCCTCCTGAAAGAAATGATTACAGTATGTATTAAGTacagtatataaaaaaatgactCAAAAAGAGTAGAGTTATCATCGCAGCTATCCGTAATAGACATACAAACTCACATAAAAGCAGTAGAAACACTTTTCGTTCATTATGGATTTTCACCATAAAATAAACGGGTCTGCACtgcaaaatcacgaattaatTAAGCCTATTCCATTGTTAAGAAACGACCCTACTGTAACCCACTTCCAAGTTGCATAACATCGGGCATGTCACTGTCAAtcaaatgtaagaaataaactaattttagGCATGCCTCTTCTCACAAGCCTCGTGGTGCAACGACTAACAAAAGAGAATACATTTCAACGGTTCAATTATGAAATTGAAGTGTTGAATATGCAGTTAGTCCAGAATTGGACTTTAATTGAAATCGATTGAGCAATGCTCTTAGCGTATTTTTTTGTCTGTAATATTCGTTATTATTACTGTGAATATGAGCAGTGAGattctaataatattataggtagatagtgAAATATTCTGCAATGTTGAAAACTTGCGCCATTCTTTACGtctattttttctttctttctatgaAAGTAATATATTTCACCAACTATCACGATCTACATGGCGGCACCTAACTCCATTGATAAATCTTACTCAAagataacttaaataaaaatcttttttatcGTAAAGTTAGaaaaaaacgtttaaaaaGTGATAATTTGTCACGATTTAACAGTTTGCTGGGAAAACCGCTCTTATTAGCAAGTcttactgtattttttgtcattttaCCGTAAATCGACATAGTTTAACAGATCGGGCTTCAAGATAGTTCACTTTCTTTGCAGTTAAATGGTGTTTTTGGGTAATGTCACAGAAGTAAGAGGTAATAGCTGGTACTTTACGGGGCTCAGGTGATCTATGTTGCGATAGTGAGATCTAGGCTCAGAGTTATGTTTTCTAGGTACTTCGTGACCTGAGCTAGGATAACGGGACACGAACAGATTACTTACAACAGCAGCAAACCCTAATATGTCtgatattttgaaatattgttattattattaacaaagcAGAGGCAGAGATAATCTAAATGAATGATGTAAAGGGATTCAGAGTGAATATTGATTAGCGCCTGAGATTCCTTGCTTAACGAATGATATAATAACAACAATGAGCAATAGCTCTTCAAAGTTACAAGGATCCATGTATAATCATGGTAATTTAGGGTCGAAGGGacattaaaacatatttatctaAATCATATGTTACTATCGTTTGGCTCCTcataataaaatcatattttacaGGGTGTTAGTCACAATTTAGGGGGTCAAAATCTGTAGTTCTAGATCTTGTAAATTTTTCCGATGTTGGTCAACCCTAACGGTTACCGTTTCTTCctcttattattatacctcTGCCACTTAAAATCTAATCAGTTTTATGTCTCCAGTTCCAGGGTTGGCTGCGCATGGGACAGTATGATGCGGTGGCTCCTGGCGCTGACCGCCGCGGCCTGCGTGCTCGCGCAGGACTCTGAGGACAGGTGAGGACTCCGTGCTACTTCTGCTACCCTGGTACCCAGGggggttaccaccactgaaaataatcaattaacaatcctacccgcactaggccagcgtgtggtggaaacccttccttcattggaaggagactcgAGCCCCActagtggggacgtgatgatgatgataatgaataagcagcgtcgctcgctggtcaaatctgacgtaacttgtatgtaTCTGACAGATATTTGacagcgagcgacgctgcgtATGAAtggttaattgctaatgttcggtagCAGTCCTGTTGCCTGCGGGAGTATACATAAGAGCTAGCACTTCACAtgaaaactaaaaagttattagGTGTGATGTGGCGTGAGTGGAATAAATACCATTGCATTCAATTAAAACATATCcctattttcaaaataatagaTCAAACTCACATGATCATCATATTATACACATTTTTCGACATTTGGATAAATTCAGATTCATTTTACTCATTAGCAATCTTTCCCATTCCAGGAAATCGAAGCTGCCCTTCATAGCCGATGCAGTCGGCAACAAGATCCCGCCGCCATCAAACGGACCATCTCCAGTCGGCAGTCCGAGCAACCTGCTGACTCCAGACCGATACGAATTCTACACTTTCGACGAATCTGGAGAACTCGTGAAGAGACTGATGACACTTGAAGAGATACAAGCCATAGTTGCAGCAGGAGAGGGAACCGATGGTCATCTAGTTACGTTTGCGAATGAAGAACAACCTAATATTTCGTTCAACTTCAGTCAAGCTCCGTACACAAAGGTGCATAACGTAGTGACCAATGTGCAGAATGTACTTAAAGCTCAAATGGAAGCCCAAAAGAACAACCCACCAACTCATGGCGCTTTAGACACGCCCGATGTATCTGATTCGTGGAGTTTAATCTTGCCAACGATTTTTGGTAACACTGGCGCTGAAATAATTCCTGATAAATCTTCAAATTCACACGCTATTCCAGAAACTGATACTGTCGAAGCGGACTTTGATGAGAACTCATTGAGTAAGGAAGGCACCAACCACGTACTGAGCAGTAGTGCAGCCACGTCAAAGTACGAAGAGCTGGATATCACAACAGAAGCTATAAGAGATGTTACACATAAATCTGAACCGACAACCAcatcaacaacaacaacaactacTACTACCACAACGACAACTTCCAAACCAACCACTACATCCACCACTACCACAACCACCCCTCGACCGCGCCCTACTACCACTACCACCACCACTACCACAACTGCTAAACCTCGTGCTACATCAACTACGACCCAAAAACCTCGTACCACTTCAACAACAACTACCACTACTCCTAAAGCACGTGTAACAACTACAACAACGCCCAAACCACGGACTACATCAACAACCACAAAAAAACCAACGACGACCACTAAAAAGAGACCGGCTCCCACAAGTTCTGCTACAACCCCGAAACCTAAGACAACTACAACTGCTAAACCAGAACCAAGCACAACTGAAGAACCAAAGATCACTACAGCTAAGCTGACACCTAAACCGATAAAGTTAACAACTGAAAAACCAGTTATAagtaaaattcagtcaccacaCCTAAATAGGAAGCCATCAACTACGACGGAGAAAATGACTACTGAAGAAAAACAGACTTCTTTTGTACCAGTTTCCACCGTGACCTATGTGACCACCGAGCGCACATCGACTAAAGCAACTGAATCTGTAAAGACAACCGCTGCCTTCGCAAGTACTACGAAAAGATCTGTGACTACAAGTAAATTGACTACACCTTCACCATTATCTACTAAACAGCCTGTGATCACGACTTATAAACCACCTAAAACTACGATTGTGTCAACTTTGACTCCAACAACAACTACACAGGAAACTATATTTGAACGAATTGATAATGCAACTACTATTACAACTCAATCCGTATCGCCTTCCACTACCTTGTCAACCACTGAAAACATGTTAGCTGTGAATATACCAACATCGGAAGATAATAAAGAACAAGTCGTTTCAAATGAAGGCGATGATATAATTCCATTCTTTGATATTGCCCAAAGCATAAGTCAAATTGCATCAGAACTAGACAATGAACCGATTCCTACTACCAGTAATTTATTAGACAGCAACAAAGCAGGAGACATGGaaagtaaagaaaatttagaaatagaaataaacGACGTTAAAACCTCCGATAAAACAACAACTGAACTTCCCAATGATATCAAAGATAATGCTGACAACTTTGTCAAAATATCTACTATAGACCCCCCATCATCAGCTGGACTAACCGACAATAGAGTAACTAATGCGggtaatgtaaataaagaagaGATCAAACTTGATGCAACTGCACCACCTCCAGAAGCACCTTTAAGTGCGGCTACTACTATTGATCCTATTTTATCTGAATCTATGGATGACTTGTTCTCCCAGATTATCAACCAAAACcgtcaaaatattatacaaaatacTGAAAAGCCTATGAATGAAGAACCAACATTATCAACCACAACGTCGAAATCTATTATTAGCACCGAAAAAGTTCAAGATACAACTACTACAGGACCTACGCCAAATAAGATTACGGTTGAGAATCGTTTCAAGGAACCTACAcaacaattaaataataatatcacagAAACTAATGAAATCAAAACTATTCCTCAGGATAATGAAATTGTTTTATCATCGATAGAGAAAactaaaatagaaaataataatagtataacCAATGATAAACCTGATGATAAATTTGTTCAAATTCctgttataaataaagatagcaGTGAAAAAGCAACAGaaataacaacaacaacaactgaAGCCATTGTGAAACAAGAAAGCACTACTTCTGTAAACAAAGAAGATAAAACAGTACAAGAAGAAAGTTCTAGTCCTACTCCTAGTACTAGCTTTGAGACAATTGTAACTAgccaagaaaataataaatctgaCGTACCGCAAGAATCGGTTAGCAAAGTTGATGAGTCGGCAAACTCAACTGCTGTTCAAGAGAGTTCTGTTATTTCCGatactaaaaaaatacagagcGGGCCAGAATCCAATAAAATTCCGGATCTTAAACCTAAAATAGATGAATTTAAGAAAAAGGTACAAAAAGTTAACATCGATGACAAGGAACTAGCTAATGAAAGAAACAGCTCTTGGAAGCTTATTTCTACTGTGAAACCCCCAAAGAGTAATGAACTACTAAAAGATAAGttcaaaaatgaaaataatcaCTTATCAGAGTCCGAAGAAAATATCAAGAATATAAACTTAGAAGTTTCCAAAGAAAATCAGGGACTAGAAGTAACTACTAAAGATTTAGGCGAGGACATTGCGCAGTTTACGGAACTATGCAATGAGCTTGCATTCAGGTACTGGCACTCTATGACTGAGAATCTTGAAAAGAGGCGAAGTTTTGTATTGTCTCCTTACTCAATCACTTCTATGCTGGCTATGATGTTCATGGGAGCTAGAGGAGCTACTTCAGGAGAAATGAATGACATTCTTAAACTGGACGACATGGTTACATTCAATCCTCATTTCACCTTGAAAAACATTTCGGACTCCATTGAAACAACTCCAGAAGCTGGTGTGGTTGTTTCTGCATTTGTGAGACAGTTATATTCAGACAGGAACAAAGGAAAGATCCTGTCATTCTACAAGGAAAGAGCTCAGCACTTCTACAATGGCCATGTTGAGGAAATTAACTTCAAGCTGATCAGTGACATCATCAGGAGGCGGACCAACTTGCTTGTGAAGAGACATTCTTGGAACCGAGTTCCAGAGTATATGAAGACTAACAGCATCACCATGCAACCTCCGCTAGCTGCCTTATC
This genomic window contains:
- the LOC105386098 gene encoding mucin-5AC; the protein is MMRWLLALTAAACVLAQDSEDRKSKLPFIADAVGNKIPPPSNGPSPVGSPSNLLTPDRYEFYTFDESGELVKRLMTLEEIQAIVAAGEGTDGHLVTFANEEQPNISFNFSQAPYTKVHNVVTNVQNVLKAQMEAQKNNPPTHGALDTPDVSDSWSLILPTIFGNTGAEIIPDKSSNSHAIPETDTVEADFDENSLSKEGTNHVLSSSAATSKYEELDITTEAIRDVTHKSEPTTTSTTTTTTTTTTTTSKPTTTSTTTTTTPRPRPTTTTTTTTTTAKPRATSTTTQKPRTTSTTTTTTPKARVTTTTTPKPRTTSTTTKKPTTTTKKRPAPTSSATTPKPKTTTTAKPEPSTTEEPKITTAKLTPKPIKLTTEKPVISKIQSPHLNRKPSTTTEKMTTEEKQTSFVPVSTVTYVTTERTSTKATESVKTTAAFASTTKRSVTTSKLTTPSPLSTKQPVITTYKPPKTTIVSTLTPTTTTQETIFERIDNATTITTQSVSPSTTLSTTENMLAVNIPTSEDNKEQVVSNEGDDIIPFFDIAQSISQIASELDNEPIPTTSNLLDSNKAGDMESKENLEIEINDVKTSDKTTTELPNDIKDNADNFVKISTIDPPSSAGLTDNRVTNAGNVNKEEIKLDATAPPPEAPLSAATTIDPILSESMDDLFSQIINQNRQNIIQNTEKPMNEEPTLSTTTSKSIISTEKVQDTTTTGPTPNKITVENRFKEPTQQLNNNITETNEIKTIPQDNEIVLSSIEKTKIENNNSITNDKPDDKFVQIPVINKDSSEKATEITTTTTEAIVKQESTTSVNKEDKTVQEESSSPTPSTSFETIVTSQENNKSDVPQESVSKVDESANSTAVQESSVISDTKKIQSGPESNKIPDLKPKIDEFKKKVQKVNIDDKELANERNSSWKLISTVKPPKSNELLKDKFKNENNHLSESEENIKNINLEVSKENQGLEVTTKDLGEDIAQFTELCNELAFRYWHSMTENLEKRRSFVLSPYSITSMLAMMFMGARGATSGEMNDILKLDDMVTFNPHFTLKNISDSIETTPEAGVVVSAFVRQLYSDRNKGKILSFYKERAQHFYNGHVEEINFKLISDIIRRRTNLLVKRHSWNRVPEYMKTNSITMQPPLAALSTNVFQTDCSGTSVEGRDGEMYFVVSPNVRQRRLVPVPAVVYKRGFLAGYDPSLDATAAALGNTNSIVSTLFLMPGQQGNVVHAEDLEELEKRLLDSNPTTEVWNRLLRTLLPRIGLELQIPRFSHKSVFNVSSTLKTMGLKELFDPEHADLGGLNGPSKDLYLSDMIQLTTFVTCGEGSIGEQHHIEEYPEKLDANRRRRTSRWAASWEEPRDYQRAFHDPHDVGDAMHLPLHLRPRQARVPTRSAQPARLKFDRPFLFFVRHNPSGMILYVGRYNPRLLP